One genomic segment of Paenibacillus sp. FSL H8-0332 includes these proteins:
- a CDS encoding glycosyltransferase, protein MHTIPPSLYYRFYRYGRGCRIASDGVLSLPEQTAIGTGVMVREGYRWEIPSPSKDGSPRILIGDRCECSRFLTIIASGKVELKADAITGPHVYINDARQDWEKGGNPSDTLIIGEGSWIGAHSSILGPVKIGKGCVVGAGSVVLRDVPDYCVVAGNPAEFRRIYEPSSGEWIRVDSEAEARRVLERRSREPLLSICIPGRNQAVELKRCLESIYAQMDDDGLIEVCVLDDASSEETAEVGHHYGQLHRSFRYHRDPDLAAGGSVASQAADRGRGKFIMLHEPGDSFMPNTLLPFLNVLHTHPECAIILIQPTLIRSNPQTERLEGLSEFFRLTASSSSPPLPVVLNRKDWERTADSVQATNFLDPWVSRQHALLQLNPQFCLCRYTMTEAGRHIGSAP, encoded by the coding sequence ATGCATACGATCCCCCCCTCGCTATACTATCGCTTTTACCGTTATGGCCGCGGCTGCAGGATTGCCTCAGACGGTGTGTTATCGTTGCCAGAGCAGACGGCAATCGGCACTGGCGTAATGGTGCGGGAGGGCTACCGGTGGGAGATTCCCTCTCCCTCCAAGGACGGCTCACCCCGCATCTTAATCGGAGACCGCTGTGAATGCAGCCGGTTCCTGACGATCATCGCATCGGGCAAGGTGGAACTGAAGGCGGATGCAATCACAGGTCCGCATGTGTATATTAATGACGCCAGGCAAGATTGGGAGAAGGGAGGTAATCCTTCTGACACGTTAATAATCGGTGAAGGCTCATGGATCGGAGCACACTCCTCTATTCTGGGCCCTGTGAAGATTGGTAAAGGCTGTGTAGTCGGTGCCGGCAGCGTAGTTCTTCGGGATGTGCCGGATTACTGTGTCGTTGCCGGCAACCCTGCTGAATTTCGCCGCATCTATGAGCCGTCCAGCGGAGAGTGGATCAGGGTAGATAGCGAAGCGGAGGCCCGAAGGGTATTGGAACGCAGAAGCAGGGAACCTCTGCTATCCATTTGCATACCCGGACGGAATCAGGCTGTAGAGCTAAAACGCTGTCTGGAGTCGATTTATGCACAGATGGATGATGATGGATTAATCGAGGTCTGCGTCCTGGACGATGCTTCGTCCGAGGAGACCGCAGAGGTGGGGCACCACTATGGACAACTGCACCGCAGCTTCCGGTATCACCGCGACCCAGATCTTGCAGCAGGAGGCTCTGTTGCAAGTCAAGCTGCTGATAGGGGGCGCGGGAAATTCATTATGCTGCATGAGCCGGGAGACTCCTTCATGCCTAACACTCTTCTTCCATTTCTGAACGTGCTGCATACTCATCCTGAGTGTGCGATCATCCTGATTCAGCCCACACTCATCCGCAGCAATCCACAGACCGAACGGCTGGAGGGACTATCCGAATTTTTCAGACTTACAGCGTCATCTTCCTCCCCTCCTCTCCCTGTTGTTCTGAACCGAAAGGATTGGGAGCGTACTGCCGATTCTGTACAAGCCACAAATTTTCTGGACCCATGGGTATCCCGGCAACATGCATTATTGCAATTGAATCCGCAGTTCTGCCTGTGCCGGTATACCATGACCGAAGCCGGGCGGCACATCGGATCAGCTCCGTAA